One window of the Solanum stenotomum isolate F172 chromosome 11, ASM1918654v1, whole genome shotgun sequence genome contains the following:
- the LOC125845290 gene encoding 60S acidic ribosomal protein P2-2-like, whose protein sequence is MKVIASYLLAVLGGNTSPSAADLKKILASVGAEADDDRIELLLSQVKGKDITELIAAGREKLASVPAGGGGGVAVAVSGGGAAAPAAEEKKEEKKVEEKEESDDDMGFSLFD, encoded by the exons ATGAAGGTTATCGCTTCTTACTTGTTGGCTGTGTTGGGTGGCAATACCTCCCCATCTGCTGCAGATTTGAAGAAGATCCTTGCTTCTG TTGGAGCTGAAGCCGATGATGATAGGATTGAACTCCTCTTGTCCCAAGTCAAGGGCAAGGACATCACTGAGCTGATTGCTGCTGGCAGGGAGAAGTTGGCTTCAGTACCCgctggtggtggtggtggagttgCAGTAGCTGTATCTGGTGGTGGTGCTGCAGCACCAGCTGCCgaggagaagaaagaggaaaagaagGTGGAAGAGAAAGAGGAATCTGATGAC GACATGGGCTTCAGTCTCTTTGATTAG
- the LOC125844845 gene encoding peptidyl-prolyl cis-trans isomerase CYP71 gives MEEADQNENGNPAAAVEETETVIGPGPAPRARAKRPLQFEQAYLDSLPSANLYEKSYMHRDVVTHVAVSAADFFISGSTDGHLKFWKKKPIGIEFAKHFRSHLGPIEGLAVSIDGMLCCTISSDKSLKIYDVVNYDMMSMIRLPFIPGCVEWVYKQGAVKAKLAVSDRNSSLVHIYDARAGTNDPIISKEVQLCPIKVMKYNHVFDTVISADDKGIIEYWSPATLQFPENVVNFRLKSDTDLFEIVKCKTAVSSIEVSPDGKQFSVTSPDRRIRIFWFKTGKLRRVYDESLEVAQDLQRSDVPLYRLEAIDFGRRMAVEKEIEKTEYVPQPNAVFDESSNFIIYATLLGIKVINLHTNKVSRILGKVESNDRFLRIALYQGDRSSKKVRKIPAAAANANESKEPLIDPTLLCCAFKKHRIYLFSQREPEEPDDPTKGRDVFNEKPPPDELLAVSDIGKSVTTSLPDNVIMHTSMGDIHMKLYPEECPKTVENFTTHCRNGYYDNLIFHRVIRGFMVQTGDPLGDGTGGQSIWGREFEDEFHKSLRHDRPFTVSMANAGPNTNGSQFFITTVATPWLDNKHTVFGRVVKGMDVVQSLEKVKTDKGDKPYQDVKILNVTVPKS, from the exons ATGGAGGAAGCAGATCAGAATGAGAACGGAAATCCGGCGGCGGCGGTGGAGGAAACGGAAACGGTTATTGGACCGGGTCCAGCTCCTCGTGCTCGTGCTAAACGTCCTCTTCAATTTGAGCAAGCTTATCTCGATTCACTTCCTTCAGCTAACTT GTATGAAAAAAGTTACATGCACCGAGACGTGGTTACTCATGTTGCTGTTTCAGCAGCAGATTTTTTCATTAGTGGGAGTACTGATG GTCACCTGAAATTTTGGAAGAAAAAGCCTATTGGTATCGAGTTTGCAAAACATTTTAGATCTCATCTTGGACCAATTGAAGGCCTTGCA GTTAGCATTGATGGTATGCTTTGCTGTACAATCTCAAGTGATAAGTCTCTGAAAATATATGACGTAGTGAATTATGACATGATGTCCATGATTCGTCTTCCATTCATACCTGGATGTGTTGAATGGGTATATAAACAAGGGGCTGTCAAGGCTAAACTTGCCGTTAGTGATCGTAACTCCTCATTGGTGCATATATACGATGCAAGAGCTGGTACAAATGATCCTATAATATCTAAAGAG GTACAGTTGTGCCCCATCAAAGTCATGAAATACAATCATGTCTTTGATACTGTGATATCAGCAGATGACAAAGGGATCATTGAGTACTGGAGTCCTGCCACACTTCAGTTCCCAGAGAATGT GGTGAATTTTAGATTGAAGAGTGATACTGATCTCTTTGAAATTGTGAAATGCAAAACTGCTGTTTCTTCTATAGAG GTAAGCCCTGACGGTAAACAGTTCTCTGTAACTTCACCAGATCGCAGGATTCGTATATTTTGGTTCAAGACAGGTAAACTAAGACGTGTGTATGATGAATCTCTTGAG GTGGCACAAGATCTCCAGAGGAGTGATGTTCCTTTATACCGACTTGAAGCAATTGACTTTGGACGAAGAATGGCTGTGgaaaaagaaattgagaaaacaGAATATGTACCACAACCTAATGCTGTTTTTGATGAAAGTTCCAACTTCATTATATATGCAACTCTCCTAGGAATTAAA GTTATAAATCTACACACCAACAAGGTATCTCGTATCCTGGGGAAGGTGGAGAGCAATGATAGATTTTTGAGAATTGCTTTGTATCAAGGTGATAGAAGTAgtaaaaaagtaagaaaaatccCTGCTGCGGCAGCAAATGCAAATGAAAGCAAGGAGCCCTTGATAGATCCCACTCTACTTTGCTGTGCTTTCAAGAAACATAGAATCTATTTGTTCAG TCAGAGAGAACCTGAGGAACCTGATGATCCTACCAAGGGAAGAGATGTCTTCAATGAAAAGCCACCTCCTGATGAACTTTTGGCTGTATCTGACATTGGGAAGTCCGTTACTACATCCCTTCCAGATAATGTG ATCATGCATACCAGTATGGGTGACATTCATATGAAGCTATACCCTGAAGAGTGTCCAAAAACAGTGGAGAACTTTACAACACACTGCAGGAATGGATACTATGATAATTTGATATTTCATCGGGTCATCAGAGGCTTTATGGTTCAGACAGGAGATCCATTAGGAGATGGCACGGGTGGCCAATCTATTTGGGGAAGGGAGTTTGAAGATGAGTTCCATAAAAG TCTGCGACACGACAGACCCTTCACTGTGTCTATGGCTAATGCTGGGCCAAACACCAATGGCTCTCAATTCTTCATAACAACTGTTGCCACTCCATGGTTGGACAACAAGCACACAGTTTTTGGCAGAGTGGTGAAAGGAATGGATGTTGTACAG TCTTTAGAGAAAGTGAAGACCGACAAAGGTGACAAGCCATACCAGGatgtaaaaatattgaatgtgACTGTTCCAAAGTCTTAA